The proteins below are encoded in one region of Nitrospirota bacterium:
- the cas5 gene encoding CRISPR-associated protein Cas5: MTKKYEIQLEISGPTAIWTRPDSGDCPVSYPAPTYSAVKGIFEAILFIQAVEIVPCKVEICAPIVYHTYNTNYGGPLRKSDQINKGASYQLLSSVLVNPCYRLYAVAQSNVKTNGRVSEKTLAWLSRTTSAPHAYQEMFNRRLKRGQNHYIPCLGWKEFTPDYVGAFRPETRVYTDFNMTLSSMLRQVFPDGLRSEARYVFDQDVDIRGGELKYHPEVDHAQ, from the coding sequence ATGACAAAAAAATATGAAATCCAACTTGAAATTTCAGGTCCTACTGCTATTTGGACAAGACCGGACTCTGGGGATTGCCCCGTGAGTTATCCGGCTCCTACGTACTCTGCGGTCAAAGGAATTTTCGAGGCAATTCTATTCATCCAAGCCGTGGAGATAGTGCCGTGCAAAGTCGAAATATGTGCGCCCATCGTATATCACACTTACAACACCAACTACGGTGGTCCACTCCGTAAGTCCGATCAGATCAACAAGGGCGCAAGCTACCAGCTATTATCCTCAGTGCTTGTCAACCCCTGTTATCGATTGTACGCAGTTGCTCAATCCAATGTGAAGACGAATGGCAGAGTTTCAGAAAAAACTTTGGCTTGGCTGAGTCGTACCACTTCTGCCCCTCACGCATATCAAGAAATGTTCAACAGAAGGCTAAAACGAGGGCAGAACCATTATATCCCCTGCTTGGGCTGGAAGGAATTTACGCCTGATTACGTCGGCGCATTCCGGCCCGAAACGCGGGTATACACGGATTTCAACATGACCTTGTCGAGCATGTTGCGGCAGGTGTTTCCGGATGGTTTGAGGTCCGAGGCGCGCTATGTCTTCGATCAAGACGTTGATATTCGAGGCGGTGAGTTGAAATATCATCCGGAGGTGGATCATGCTCAATGA
- the cas1c gene encoding type I-C CRISPR-associated endonuclease Cas1, whose translation MHQLLNTLYITTEGAYLHLDHDTLKVEVEKETKLQVPIHHLGGVVCFGNVMVSPFAMHRCAEDGRFMVLLDRNGRFKARVEGPVSGNVLLRKAQHEAMTNNQITISIAKNIVAGKIQNTRQVILRGARDTDDQQDVLTLKATAESLGGALSRLSNCEDLDQIRGVEGESARTYFGSFDKLVREDRESFKLNGRTRRPPLDRMNALISFIYALLMNDCVAAAEGVGLDPQMGFLHALRPGRAALALDLMEEFRSILADRLALTLVNRRQINKNCFIERPGGAIHLNDEGRKEVVIAYQKRKQEEILHPFLEQKMPIGLIPHVQARLLARTLRGDMEEYIPFLYR comes from the coding sequence ATGCATCAACTGTTGAACACTTTATATATTACCACTGAAGGGGCGTATCTCCATTTAGATCATGATACCCTTAAGGTGGAGGTCGAAAAAGAAACAAAACTCCAGGTGCCGATTCATCATTTGGGAGGCGTTGTCTGTTTTGGAAATGTGATGGTGAGCCCATTTGCGATGCACCGATGTGCTGAAGACGGCCGCTTTATGGTGTTACTTGATCGCAATGGCCGGTTTAAAGCTCGTGTTGAAGGTCCTGTTTCGGGGAATGTCCTTTTAAGGAAGGCTCAACATGAAGCCATGACCAATAATCAAATAACAATTTCCATTGCTAAAAATATTGTGGCTGGCAAGATTCAAAATACCCGGCAGGTTATTCTTCGAGGTGCCCGGGACACCGATGATCAGCAAGATGTTTTGACATTAAAAGCCACAGCCGAGTCTCTTGGAGGCGCTTTGTCAAGACTTTCAAATTGCGAGGACCTTGATCAAATTCGGGGTGTTGAGGGGGAATCAGCCCGAACTTATTTTGGATCATTTGACAAGCTGGTTCGAGAAGACCGTGAATCATTTAAGCTGAACGGGCGAACCCGTCGTCCTCCATTGGACAGGATGAACGCCCTTATTTCATTTATATACGCATTGTTAATGAACGATTGCGTGGCGGCGGCGGAGGGAGTTGGATTAGACCCGCAGATGGGATTTTTGCATGCCCTCCGGCCAGGCCGTGCGGCATTGGCGCTCGATTTAATGGAAGAGTTTCGCTCTATCCTGGCAGATCGTTTGGCATTAACTCTCGTAAACCGCAGGCAGATCAATAAAAATTGTTTTATTGAAAGACCTGGCGGAGCGATTCATTTAAATGACGAAGGGAGAAAAGAGGTGGTCATTGCTTATCAAAAACGGAAACAGGAAGAAATTCTCCATCCTTTCCTGGAACAAAAAATGCCGATTGGTTTGATTCCACATGTTCAAGCGCGCTTGCTTGCCCGAACATTGCGTGGGGATATGGAAGAATATATTCCTTTTTTGTACCGGTGA
- the cas4 gene encoding CRISPR-associated protein Cas4 has product MDEATIPISALNQYTYCSRRCALIHVEQTFEENIYTMRGRDLHERTDTPEESGWEDGIRIERALPLWNNRLGLIGKADVVEFHGETPYPVEYKHGRLHKYENDDLQLCAQALCLEEMTGQPVPRGAIFHHSSRSRREVAFDHELHNLVEITIKAIRGMFSSKTIPPPVNDARCRNCSLQEACMPSAIAEQKRTRLLHENLFRVIDP; this is encoded by the coding sequence ATGGATGAGGCAACTATCCCCATTTCCGCCCTGAATCAATACACATACTGCTCTCGCCGTTGTGCGCTTATTCATGTAGAGCAGACGTTTGAGGAGAATATTTATACCATGCGGGGTCGTGACTTGCATGAGCGGACGGACACCCCGGAAGAAAGTGGATGGGAAGATGGAATCCGGATTGAGCGGGCACTTCCTCTCTGGAATAATCGTTTGGGTTTGATTGGCAAAGCAGATGTGGTTGAATTCCACGGTGAAACTCCCTATCCGGTGGAATATAAACACGGGCGTTTACACAAGTATGAAAATGATGATCTCCAACTCTGTGCCCAGGCATTATGTCTGGAGGAAATGACCGGTCAGCCTGTTCCCCGTGGAGCTATCTTTCACCATAGTTCCCGCAGTCGGCGTGAAGTGGCATTTGACCATGAGCTTCATAATCTCGTTGAAATTACAATTAAAGCAATCAGGGGAATGTTTTCATCAAAAACAATCCCTCCGCCAGTAAATGATGCTCGTTGCCGGAATTGCTCTCTCCAAGAGGCCTGTATGCCTTCCGCGATTGCAGAACAAAAGCGAACCCGTTTACTACATGAAAACTTATTCCGGGTGATAGACCCATAA
- a CDS encoding WYL domain-containing protein, which produces MFGQTFDHKKTSREDEVMYIHCSTSFSRGQERNFMGSGKKVHASQQLKVLKGGKIQLDLNVAVTPEFTQWVLGFGAGVEVIKPLEDYGNLSKNKSP; this is translated from the coding sequence ATGTTTGGTCAAACGTTTGATCATAAGAAAACCTCCAGGGAGGATGAAGTAATGTATATCCATTGTAGTACCTCTTTTTCAAGAGGTCAAGAAAGAAACTTTATGGGTTCAGGAAAGAAAGTGCATGCCAGCCAGCAATTAAAGGTTTTAAAAGGGGGGAAGATTCAGTTAGATTTGAATGTCGCGGTCACCCCGGAGTTTACGCAATGGGTTCTGGGCTTCGGAGCGGGGGTAGAAGTCATCAAGCCTCTGGAAGATTATGGGAATTTATCAAAAAATAAATCCCCGTAA
- the cas2 gene encoding CRISPR-associated endonuclease Cas2 has protein sequence MHILITYDVSTETSFGGRRLRMVAQTCKNFGQRVQKSVFECTVNPMQYEELVRKLSDIIEAKEDSLRIYRLPEPKDKYIKSFGINKTIDFDGPLLA, from the coding sequence ATGCATATTTTAATTACGTATGATGTTTCTACAGAGACCTCCTTTGGAGGCAGGCGCTTACGGATGGTTGCTCAGACTTGTAAAAACTTTGGTCAGCGGGTACAGAAATCTGTTTTTGAGTGCACAGTAAACCCCATGCAATATGAAGAATTGGTTCGAAAGTTATCGGACATTATTGAAGCAAAAGAAGATAGTCTTAGAATTTACCGGCTACCGGAACCAAAAGACAAATACATTAAATCCTTTGGGATTAATAAAACAATAGATTTCGATGGGCCTTTATTGGCATAA
- a CDS encoding AbrB/MazE/SpoVT family DNA-binding domain-containing protein — MIKRLTKHGNSLALVIDRPVLDLLEINNDTPLSVTTDGKCLIISPVRDEKKQKAFRAVLSDVNKRYGRALKKLAD; from the coding sequence ATGATCAAACGTTTGACCAAACATGGCAACAGCCTGGCGCTGGTGATCGACCGGCCTGTGCTCGACCTTCTGGAAATTAATAATGACACCCCTCTTTCAGTCACCACCGACGGAAAGTGCCTGATCATCAGCCCCGTCCGGGATGAAAAGAAGCAGAAGGCCTTTCGCGCGGTTCTGTCTGATGTCAACAAACGCTATGGCCGGGCTCTCAAAAAACTCGCAGACTGA
- a CDS encoding type II toxin-antitoxin system death-on-curing family toxin — protein sequence MEPLFLSLEEVLQIHADQIKRYGGSPGIRDLSLLESAVATPQAGFGSQYLHADLFEMAAAYLFHIVQNHPFVDGNKRVGTAAALVFLKLSGIDIQVTNAALVKTVLGVAQGKISKTSLAEYFRQNFKS from the coding sequence ATGGAACCGCTTTTTCTGAGTCTTGAGGAAGTTCTCCAAATCCACGCCGATCAAATCAAACGGTATGGTGGAAGCCCTGGCATCCGTGATCTTTCTCTCCTGGAATCGGCTGTCGCTACACCCCAGGCCGGCTTTGGCAGTCAGTATTTGCATGCCGATCTCTTCGAGATGGCCGCAGCGTACCTCTTTCATATTGTACAGAACCACCCATTTGTGGACGGCAACAAGCGTGTTGGCACTGCTGCAGCATTGGTGTTCCTGAAGCTTAGCGGCATCGATATTCAAGTCACAAATGCCGCCCTCGTCAAAACTGTCCTGGGCGTCGCCCAAGGCAAAATCAGCAAAACCTCCCTCGCAGAATATTTCAGACAAAACTTTAAGTCCTAA
- a CDS encoding type I CRISPR-associated protein Cas7, translated as MNTEIKRATGLLIIEVINSNPNGDPDRESDPRQRPDGRGEISPVSFKRKLRDLAEDKEGPVWQQLSQQMKLDQKEFVILESRDTKKGDYKGAIKKELEDGASAFKQKYWDGRIFGNTFLEEAMDKGTIKTGVVQFGLGLSISPIEIERHTNTNKAGVEEGKTAGMAPMGYRFVQHGIYCMPFFVNPSMAHKSGCTAVDIDLLKKLIPHAYAHTRSHARPFVDLRHAWYCEHNNPLGSCSDFALIDALRPKKKDDPSTSSKSWDDYDAPAELPADLASKVVCIDLVGR; from the coding sequence ATGAACACTGAGATCAAGCGCGCCACCGGTCTGTTGATTATCGAGGTTATCAATTCCAACCCAAACGGAGATCCTGACCGTGAGAGCGATCCGCGTCAGCGGCCCGATGGCAGAGGCGAAATTTCACCGGTTTCCTTCAAACGTAAGTTGCGCGACCTTGCTGAGGACAAGGAAGGCCCAGTCTGGCAGCAACTCAGCCAACAAATGAAACTGGACCAAAAGGAATTTGTCATCCTGGAGTCCCGCGATACAAAAAAAGGGGATTACAAGGGGGCAATAAAAAAAGAACTTGAAGATGGGGCTTCAGCATTCAAACAAAAATATTGGGATGGCCGCATCTTTGGAAATACCTTTCTCGAAGAAGCGATGGACAAAGGGACGATCAAGACCGGCGTTGTTCAATTCGGTCTCGGTCTGTCGATTTCCCCTATCGAGATTGAGCGCCACACCAACACAAATAAAGCAGGTGTTGAGGAGGGGAAAACCGCCGGTATGGCCCCTATGGGGTATCGCTTTGTCCAGCACGGCATTTATTGCATGCCCTTCTTTGTTAATCCCAGCATGGCACACAAGTCTGGTTGCACGGCGGTTGATATCGATCTCCTCAAGAAGCTAATTCCTCATGCTTATGCCCATACCCGCTCGCATGCCCGCCCCTTCGTCGATCTCCGTCACGCTTGGTATTGCGAACACAACAATCCGCTCGGGTCATGCTCCGACTTTGCGCTCATTGATGCTCTCAGACCGAAAAAGAAGGATGATCCCAGCACATCGTCGAAGTCTTGGGATGACTACGATGCTCCTGCTGAACTACCAGCGGACCTTGCGTCAAAAGTGGTCTGTATTGATCTTGTCGGGAGGTAA
- a CDS encoding DEAD/DEAH box helicase: MSYLAHSARPDQSIPAQGYGEHIRASRDSALLHAEKCGRYSKRFGEMLVATATLAGEFHDFGKLDDANQKVLAGTGGGKLPVPHVDAGAAHLLNKGDQASKYAALICYAHHRGLPSLPEEINRSQHWMRDGSPEWRAYANAHLAEYLRRHRDCVEEANSLLPPSLETNQLQVLWRLALSCQADADHGDTARHYGKAPLNTPPLLRAKERLAVLDSYVAELRNRGRDAPRTELRQAIYQACKSASTQPHLYACDAPVGSGKTTAVMAHLLKAASDKNLRRIFVVLPYTNIITQAVEVYREALALKGENPEEVVAEHHHKADYATPESRRFTMLWHAPIVVTTAVQFFETLASNMPADLRKLHRLPGSAVFLDEAHAALPAYLWPQAWLWLNELSEHWGCHFVFASGSLTRFWELPDFHPQTNSQQSSLHVLPELVTQAPRTQAFDREQKRVIYRPKPKPFDLDGLVKWVGQHPGPRLLIMNTVQSTAVVAREMAKRYGCGKVEHLSTALTPADREITLNHVKQRLISSSDPDWTLVATSCVEAGVDFSFRVGFRERASLMSLIQLGGRVNRGHEEDRATVWDFQIIPDALLRLHPKFRTAARVLGELFEEGKVAPEFCMEALKREIRWDNTISDELLRAESAGDARNADFPKVAELFKVIDSNTVTVVVASKLQEQLRQGKWCGKDELQKHSVQIWGWRVEDLRLEEFMRSPRVYGWQLPYDSFLGYMAGLLPDIEFVSGKPTVI; this comes from the coding sequence ATGAGCTATCTTGCCCACAGCGCCAGACCGGATCAAAGTATTCCGGCGCAGGGGTACGGCGAGCACATCCGCGCCAGCCGTGACAGCGCACTCCTACATGCCGAAAAATGCGGGCGTTATTCAAAGCGCTTCGGTGAGATGCTGGTTGCAACGGCAACGCTTGCGGGGGAGTTCCATGACTTCGGAAAACTGGACGATGCCAACCAAAAGGTGCTTGCTGGAACCGGCGGCGGTAAGTTGCCGGTTCCTCATGTGGACGCTGGTGCGGCGCATCTGTTAAATAAAGGCGATCAGGCAAGTAAGTACGCGGCTCTTATTTGTTACGCTCACCACCGTGGTCTCCCATCTCTTCCCGAAGAAATCAATAGGTCACAACATTGGATGCGAGATGGCTCGCCGGAGTGGCGGGCATACGCCAACGCCCATCTCGCCGAATATCTACGGAGACATCGTGATTGTGTTGAGGAGGCTAATTCACTATTGCCACCTTCTCTCGAAACCAATCAACTTCAAGTCCTCTGGCGGCTTGCTCTTTCCTGCCAAGCCGACGCAGACCATGGTGATACCGCGCGCCATTACGGAAAGGCCCCCTTAAATACCCCGCCACTACTCAGAGCAAAAGAACGGCTTGCGGTGCTTGATTCCTATGTTGCGGAATTGCGTAATCGGGGTCGTGACGCTCCCCGCACGGAGTTGCGCCAGGCAATTTACCAAGCATGTAAAAGTGCGAGCACGCAGCCTCATCTTTACGCATGTGATGCGCCGGTAGGTTCCGGCAAGACCACGGCGGTGATGGCGCATCTGCTCAAGGCCGCCTCCGATAAAAATTTGCGCCGGATATTCGTCGTATTACCGTATACCAATATTATTACCCAGGCTGTTGAAGTTTACCGTGAGGCGTTGGCGCTGAAGGGTGAAAACCCGGAAGAAGTTGTTGCTGAGCACCATCACAAGGCTGATTATGCCACACCCGAAAGTCGTCGATTCACAATGTTGTGGCATGCGCCCATTGTCGTAACTACTGCTGTCCAGTTCTTCGAAACCCTTGCCTCGAACATGCCGGCCGATCTTCGTAAGCTACATCGATTACCCGGATCGGCAGTCTTTCTCGACGAAGCTCACGCGGCATTACCCGCATATTTGTGGCCACAGGCATGGTTATGGCTAAACGAACTGTCTGAGCATTGGGGATGCCACTTTGTTTTTGCCTCCGGGTCGCTTACTCGATTCTGGGAATTGCCTGATTTTCACCCACAGACGAATTCGCAGCAATCCAGTTTACACGTGCTACCGGAACTGGTTACCCAAGCCCCACGGACACAGGCGTTTGACCGGGAACAAAAGCGTGTAATTTACAGGCCAAAGCCCAAGCCTTTCGATTTAGACGGTTTGGTGAAATGGGTTGGCCAACATCCAGGGCCAAGGTTACTTATAATGAACACGGTCCAATCAACTGCTGTGGTCGCTAGGGAAATGGCGAAGCGCTACGGCTGCGGGAAGGTCGAGCACCTATCCACGGCTTTGACGCCTGCAGACCGCGAAATTACTCTGAACCACGTCAAACAACGCCTTATCAGCAGTTCCGACCCTGACTGGACATTAGTCGCGACTTCATGCGTGGAAGCTGGAGTGGATTTCTCGTTTCGCGTAGGCTTTCGTGAGCGGGCAAGTTTGATGAGTCTCATACAGCTTGGAGGGCGAGTCAATCGAGGCCATGAAGAGGATCGAGCAACGGTTTGGGATTTTCAGATCATCCCCGATGCCTTGCTTCGTCTTCATCCAAAGTTCAGAACGGCGGCTCGCGTGTTAGGGGAACTCTTCGAAGAGGGCAAAGTCGCGCCGGAGTTCTGTATGGAAGCCCTGAAGCGGGAGATTCGCTGGGACAATACGATAAGTGATGAGCTCTTACGAGCCGAAAGTGCCGGCGATGCTAGGAATGCCGACTTTCCGAAGGTAGCAGAACTATTCAAGGTGATAGATAGCAATACCGTAACTGTCGTCGTCGCTAGCAAACTGCAAGAACAGTTGCGGCAGGGAAAATGGTGCGGGAAGGATGAACTACAAAAACATAGTGTTCAGATCTGGGGTTGGCGGGTGGAAGATCTCCGCCTGGAGGAATTCATGAGATCCCCTCGCGTTTACGGATGGCAGTTACCGTACGACAGCTTTCTCGGCTACATGGCGGGGCTGCTCCCCGATATAGAGTTTGTGAGTGGCAAGCCAACGGTGATTTAG